In the Flagellimonas sp. HMM57 genome, one interval contains:
- a CDS encoding Tex family protein, whose protein sequence is MQLIPYILKQAQFSEKSIENTVALLNEDCTIPFISRYRKERTGNLDEVQVGEIVKLKTQFEALEKRKQTIIKAVGEQGALTPDLKIKFENCIDLAVLEDLYLPFKKSKKTKAETARKQGLEPLAKIIMAQKSDEIEFIASRFLSNDVINEGEALEGARYIIAEWINERTDIRNQLRNQLERHALITSKIIKTKEASEKAQKFRDYFDWSESLNRCPSHRLLAILRAEKEGFVRIKIEIDTDRALDNMERRIIKSNNACTVQIKLAIADAYKRLLLPSLSNELLKNAKEAADTSAIQVFSKNLKQLLLGAPLGEKRILAIDPGFRTGCKVVCLNAHGDLKHNETIYPHAPQNKSSDAIKKISSLVDAHKIEAIAIGNGTASRETERLVKRIAFKNPIEVFVVSEAGASIYSASKIARDEFPNYDVTVRGAVSIGRRLADPLAELVKIDAKSIGVGQYQHDVDQTKLKTSLDTVVESCVNSVGVNINTASVPLLSYVSGIGPKLAENIVAYRNENGAFKSREEIKKVPRLGGKAFEQGAGFLRIKDGINPLDDSAVHPESYRIVANMAKDKGIAISDIIQNEAVIQQINIELYCTDTVGMPTLTDILEELKRPGLDRREKAKVFTFNQNIKQITDLQQGQLLPGIVNNITNFGCFVDIGIKESGLIHVSNLSDSFVKDVNAHVSLHQQIVVKVLDVDVPRKRIQLALHKKD, encoded by the coding sequence ATGCAACTCATCCCCTACATTCTAAAACAAGCACAATTTTCAGAAAAAAGTATCGAGAATACAGTTGCACTATTGAACGAAGACTGCACCATTCCCTTTATATCTAGATATCGGAAAGAACGTACGGGCAATCTAGACGAGGTTCAGGTTGGTGAAATCGTAAAGCTCAAAACCCAGTTTGAAGCACTGGAAAAAAGAAAACAAACCATTATCAAAGCTGTTGGCGAACAAGGAGCACTTACTCCAGACTTAAAAATAAAGTTTGAAAACTGTATTGATTTAGCGGTCTTGGAGGATTTATACCTTCCTTTTAAAAAAAGTAAAAAAACAAAAGCAGAAACTGCCAGAAAACAGGGGCTTGAACCTTTGGCAAAAATCATCATGGCCCAAAAAAGCGATGAAATTGAGTTCATAGCTTCTAGATTTCTCAGTAATGACGTCATTAATGAAGGTGAAGCGCTGGAAGGTGCTCGCTATATCATCGCAGAATGGATCAATGAACGTACCGATATTCGCAACCAACTACGAAATCAATTGGAGCGACATGCTTTGATTACTTCAAAAATCATCAAAACAAAAGAGGCTAGTGAAAAAGCTCAAAAATTCCGAGATTATTTTGATTGGAGCGAATCGCTTAACAGATGCCCATCACATAGGCTCTTGGCTATTTTAAGAGCTGAAAAAGAAGGTTTTGTCCGCATAAAAATTGAAATTGATACGGATAGAGCGCTTGACAACATGGAAAGGCGCATCATAAAATCGAACAACGCATGTACTGTTCAAATCAAATTGGCCATTGCCGATGCGTACAAACGATTGTTGCTGCCTTCATTGTCCAATGAGCTTCTAAAAAATGCTAAAGAAGCGGCAGATACCAGTGCAATCCAAGTGTTTTCCAAAAATCTAAAACAGTTGCTGCTAGGGGCACCATTGGGCGAAAAGCGAATTTTAGCCATAGACCCAGGTTTTAGAACGGGATGTAAAGTGGTCTGCTTGAATGCTCACGGAGATTTAAAACACAATGAAACCATTTATCCCCATGCGCCCCAAAACAAAAGCTCGGATGCCATTAAAAAGATAAGTTCCTTAGTAGATGCGCACAAAATTGAAGCTATTGCCATTGGGAACGGAACGGCTTCGCGCGAAACGGAACGATTGGTAAAACGAATAGCCTTTAAAAATCCTATTGAAGTATTCGTGGTGAGCGAGGCGGGTGCTTCTATTTACTCTGCTTCCAAAATAGCTAGGGATGAATTTCCCAACTACGATGTTACCGTGCGCGGAGCGGTATCTATTGGACGGCGTTTGGCCGACCCATTGGCAGAATTGGTCAAAATAGATGCAAAATCCATTGGTGTGGGACAATATCAGCACGATGTAGACCAGACAAAACTTAAAACTTCGTTGGATACGGTCGTGGAAAGTTGTGTGAACTCCGTTGGGGTAAATATAAATACCGCTAGTGTTCCCTTACTCAGTTACGTATCGGGTATTGGGCCTAAACTCGCCGAAAATATAGTTGCCTATAGAAATGAAAATGGTGCTTTTAAAAGTAGGGAAGAAATAAAAAAAGTTCCCCGTTTGGGCGGTAAAGCCTTTGAGCAGGGCGCAGGATTTTTGCGGATAAAAGACGGTATCAATCCCTTGGACGATTCTGCAGTGCATCCTGAAAGTTACCGTATTGTTGCAAACATGGCCAAGGACAAAGGGATAGCAATATCGGATATCATCCAAAACGAAGCTGTCATACAACAGATAAATATAGAATTGTACTGCACGGATACTGTTGGAATGCCAACCTTAACGGATATTCTTGAAGAATTGAAACGACCAGGGCTGGACCGTAGGGAAAAAGCGAAGGTTTTCACCTTCAATCAAAACATTAAACAAATTACCGATTTACAGCAAGGGCAGTTGTTGCCGGGAATTGTCAACAACATTACCAATTTTGGATGTTTTGTAGATATCGGTATCAAAGAAAGTGGTCTTATCCATGTTTCGAACCTATCCGATTCTTTTGTGAAGGATGTGAATGCCCATGTAAGTTTACATCAACAAATCGTAGTAAAAGTTCTGGATGTGGATGTGCCAAGAAAACGTATCCAATTGGCATTGCATAAAAAAGATTGA
- a CDS encoding histone deacetylase has product MLKIAFHPIYKHPLPEGHRFPMVKYDLLPQQLLYEGTCDEANFFQPKTPNDTFILAAHDTEYYNKLINLDIKPSAARKIGFPLSTELVQRERIIADGTIKGCEFALEHGIAMNIAGGTHHAYSNRGEAFCMLNDQAIGARYLQNEGKAQKILIVDLDVHQGNGTAEIFQDDDAVFTFSMHGSGNYPFKKEISNLDIPLEKGTSDKEYLSILKKTLPALLKKVNPDFIFYLCGVDVLSSDKLGTLGMSLEGCKERDRYVLQTCLDAEVPLQCSMGGGYSPDIKTIVEAHANTFRLAQKIFF; this is encoded by the coding sequence ATGCTCAAAATTGCTTTCCACCCTATTTATAAACATCCTTTACCGGAAGGACACCGCTTCCCAATGGTGAAATACGATCTCTTACCACAACAGTTATTGTATGAAGGCACCTGTGATGAAGCCAATTTTTTTCAACCAAAAACTCCGAACGATACATTCATTTTAGCTGCCCATGATACAGAATACTATAACAAACTCATCAATCTAGACATTAAACCAAGTGCCGCCAGAAAAATAGGTTTTCCCTTAAGCACCGAGCTGGTACAACGGGAGCGAATTATAGCGGACGGCACCATAAAAGGCTGTGAATTTGCTTTGGAACATGGCATAGCCATGAATATTGCAGGAGGCACACATCATGCCTACTCCAACAGGGGCGAAGCATTCTGTATGTTGAACGACCAAGCTATAGGCGCTAGATATCTTCAAAATGAAGGAAAAGCACAAAAAATATTGATTGTAGATTTGGATGTGCACCAGGGCAATGGTACGGCTGAAATATTTCAGGATGACGATGCTGTCTTTACCTTTTCCATGCATGGTAGTGGAAATTATCCGTTTAAAAAAGAAATATCAAATTTGGATATTCCTTTAGAAAAAGGCACATCCGACAAGGAATACCTGTCCATTCTAAAGAAAACACTTCCAGCACTATTGAAAAAAGTGAATCCCGACTTTATCTTTTATCTCTGTGGCGTAGATGTGCTGTCTTCGGATAAACTGGGAACTTTAGGAATGTCTTTAGAAGGCTGTAAAGAACGTGATCGTTATGTGCTCCAAACATGTCTGGATGCCGAAGTACCCTTACAATGCAGCATGGGCGGTGGATATTCACCAGATATAAAAACAATAGTCGAAGCCCATGCCAATACTTTTCGCCTTGCACAGAAAATCTTCTTCTAA
- a CDS encoding DUF1501 domain-containing protein: MCDTHHDNDTTPYKGLEHEGHDLEHKNWSRRSFIQALGIAGSGSMFLGSNLLTASGPSPLTSAISAAETDNILILIRLSGGNDGLSTVIPIQQYDTYANARPNIYIPESKVLKLTDDFGIPTYMSSLEPLWGEGQFKAVHGVGYERQSLSHFTGSDIFANTDLTTSGFSGLNTGWMGRHFENIYPDYLLESGRPDAPAAIQIGNIANLVFQGEETNYAFVTNNVDQLEEIAQTGSFYEIENAPFDNCMYGDQLKFLRGVANTTYEYAGKIHEAYERGQNQVEYQDNGFARQLALLARLIKGNLGTKVYMISMGGFDTHGNQPIVHERLMSNLSIAINNFYEDIAFTNQDEQVLSMTFSEFGRRIFENGSTGTDHGKAAPTLFFGSGLKGSAFVGEHPSLENPNGRGNLEYTMDFRDLYATVLAEWLCVPIPLVEQHLLNHTYAPVNLGFNCSGTDFPDIAMDSDSPTLPDTPPSQDSLNPDPELLNTIVHKPYYPSERNPHIYLEMPVAAHVDIQLYNILGQNVGTVFNEMMLEGSAEINIRERMRDSLSTGKYIYQIQVGDQRMSKSVMIM; the protein is encoded by the coding sequence ATGTGCGATACTCATCACGATAACGATACTACACCATATAAAGGCCTAGAACACGAAGGCCATGATCTAGAACATAAAAACTGGAGCAGGCGTTCCTTTATCCAAGCATTGGGTATAGCAGGTTCTGGTTCCATGTTTTTGGGAAGCAACCTGCTTACCGCATCAGGACCTTCTCCATTAACTTCTGCCATATCAGCAGCTGAAACCGACAATATTCTTATTTTGATAAGACTGTCTGGAGGTAACGATGGATTAAGTACCGTTATTCCTATTCAGCAATATGATACCTATGCTAATGCAAGACCTAATATCTATATTCCGGAAAGTAAAGTTTTAAAGCTTACGGATGACTTTGGAATACCCACCTATATGAGTTCCTTAGAACCTCTTTGGGGCGAAGGCCAATTTAAAGCGGTGCATGGAGTGGGTTATGAACGCCAAAGCTTATCCCATTTTACGGGTTCTGATATTTTTGCGAATACGGATTTGACCACCTCTGGTTTCTCAGGCCTAAACACCGGCTGGATGGGCAGACACTTTGAAAACATCTATCCGGATTATTTATTGGAAAGTGGAAGGCCAGATGCTCCAGCAGCAATTCAAATTGGAAATATTGCAAATTTGGTTTTTCAAGGTGAAGAGACCAATTATGCGTTTGTAACCAATAATGTAGATCAATTAGAAGAAATTGCCCAAACGGGATCTTTTTATGAAATTGAAAATGCACCTTTCGATAATTGTATGTACGGTGATCAACTTAAATTTTTAAGAGGAGTTGCCAATACCACTTATGAATATGCTGGTAAAATACATGAAGCATACGAAAGAGGGCAGAATCAAGTCGAATATCAAGACAATGGTTTTGCAAGACAGTTAGCTTTGTTAGCTAGACTAATTAAAGGAAACTTGGGTACAAAAGTTTATATGATTTCCATGGGTGGTTTTGATACGCACGGTAATCAACCTATAGTTCACGAACGGTTGATGTCAAATCTTTCCATAGCGATAAACAATTTCTACGAAGATATTGCCTTTACCAATCAGGACGAACAGGTATTGAGTATGACCTTCTCCGAATTTGGACGTAGAATCTTTGAAAATGGCTCTACAGGTACAGACCACGGAAAAGCTGCACCTACGCTATTCTTTGGATCAGGATTAAAAGGGAGTGCCTTTGTAGGGGAACATCCTTCTTTAGAAAATCCCAATGGTCGTGGAAACTTAGAATACACTATGGATTTTAGAGATTTATACGCCACTGTTCTTGCCGAATGGCTCTGTGTTCCAATACCTTTGGTAGAACAACATTTATTGAACCATACCTATGCCCCGGTCAATCTTGGGTTTAATTGTAGTGGTACGGATTTCCCGGATATTGCCATGGATAGCGACTCACCTACTCTGCCAGATACCCCACCAAGTCAAGATAGTTTGAACCCCGATCCGGAATTATTGAACACTATTGTTCATAAGCCGTATTATCCTTCAGAAAGAAATCCACATATTTATTTGGAAATGCCTGTTGCAGCCCATGTTGATATTCAATTGTACAATATACTTGGCCAAAACGTGGGTACAGTTTTCAACGAAATGATGTTGGAAGGTTCTGCAGAAATCAACATTAGGGAAAGGATGCGGGATAGCCTATCTACTGGAAAATATATCTATCAAATCCAGGTGGGCGACCAAAGAATGAGCAAATCAGTAATGATTATGTAA
- the metG gene encoding methionine--tRNA ligase has protein sequence MSQTSSPSRYTITAALPYTNGPIHIGHLAGVYVPADIYARYQRLQGKDVAFICGSDEHGVAIPMKAKKEGVTPKEIIDRYHEIIKKSFADFGISFDNYSRTSAEIHHKTASNFFEKLYQQEDFIEEVTEQLYDDEAKQFLADRFVTGTCPKCGYEEAYGDQCENCGSSLNATDLINPKSTITGGIPILKKTKHWFLPLDRYEDFLKEWILEGHKNDWKPNVYGQCKSWIDDGLKPRAVTRDLDWGIPVPVEGGEGKVLYVWFDAPIGYISSTKEWAKREGKDWEPYWKDKESKLLHFIGKDNIVFHCIIFPSMLKAHGDFILPENVPANEFLNLEGNKLSTSKNWAVWLHEYLEEFPDMEDVLRYTLTANAPETKDNDFTWKDFQARNNNELVAIFGNFINRVAVLTHKYYDGIIPTPGEFQDIDKETLKSLQDFPALISSSLERYRFREASQELMNLARLGNKYLADEEPWKLIKTDEERVKTIMFVALQIATGLAILSEPFLPFTSKKLKNILNFGASGVDTSWNTFETQEAMLQSGHQINKSELLFRKVEDKEIEAQLEKLEATKKANQQMEKEVTTQKDTITFDDFTKLDMRVGTIIEAEKMPKANKLLVLKVDTGLDTRTIVSGIAESFTPEEIVGKKVTVLVNLAPRKLRGVESEGMILMTENKEGKLVFVNPDEDGVGNGEGIN, from the coding sequence ATGTCTCAGACTTCATCACCTTCAAGATATACCATTACCGCAGCCTTGCCCTATACCAATGGCCCTATTCATATTGGACATTTGGCAGGGGTATATGTCCCCGCAGATATCTATGCCCGTTATCAAAGATTACAGGGGAAAGACGTTGCTTTTATCTGTGGTAGCGACGAACACGGAGTGGCCATCCCAATGAAGGCAAAAAAAGAAGGTGTTACTCCAAAGGAGATTATTGACAGATACCACGAAATTATTAAAAAGTCTTTTGCTGATTTTGGAATTTCCTTCGATAATTATTCCCGCACATCGGCAGAAATCCATCATAAGACAGCATCGAATTTTTTTGAAAAATTATACCAACAAGAGGATTTTATAGAAGAGGTCACAGAACAACTTTATGATGATGAAGCCAAGCAGTTTTTAGCAGATAGATTTGTTACGGGCACCTGTCCAAAATGTGGGTATGAAGAAGCTTACGGAGATCAGTGCGAGAATTGTGGTTCTTCCCTCAATGCAACGGATTTGATCAATCCAAAATCTACCATAACAGGTGGTATTCCAATATTGAAAAAAACCAAACATTGGTTTCTACCACTGGACCGTTATGAAGATTTTTTAAAAGAATGGATTTTGGAAGGCCACAAAAACGATTGGAAACCCAATGTCTATGGGCAATGTAAATCTTGGATAGATGATGGTTTAAAACCACGTGCCGTTACGCGCGATTTGGATTGGGGTATTCCAGTACCTGTTGAAGGTGGTGAAGGAAAGGTGCTTTATGTTTGGTTCGATGCGCCCATTGGCTATATCTCTTCAACTAAGGAATGGGCAAAAAGAGAGGGAAAAGATTGGGAGCCCTATTGGAAAGATAAAGAGAGTAAATTGCTTCACTTTATTGGCAAGGACAACATCGTTTTCCACTGTATTATCTTTCCGAGCATGCTCAAGGCACATGGCGACTTTATCTTACCGGAAAATGTACCTGCAAATGAATTCTTAAACTTAGAAGGCAACAAGCTCTCCACATCCAAAAATTGGGCCGTTTGGTTGCATGAGTATTTGGAAGAATTTCCAGACATGGAAGATGTGCTCCGATATACCCTGACCGCCAATGCACCTGAGACCAAGGACAATGATTTTACTTGGAAGGATTTTCAGGCGAGAAATAATAATGAACTGGTAGCTATTTTCGGCAATTTTATAAATCGGGTGGCGGTTTTGACACATAAGTATTATGATGGCATAATTCCTACCCCTGGCGAATTTCAAGATATTGACAAAGAAACTTTGAAATCTTTGCAGGATTTTCCAGCCCTTATTTCAAGTTCTCTGGAGCGCTATCGATTTAGGGAGGCAAGCCAAGAGTTGATGAACCTAGCACGATTGGGCAATAAATATTTGGCAGATGAGGAACCCTGGAAACTTATAAAAACCGATGAAGAACGTGTAAAAACCATCATGTTTGTAGCACTTCAAATCGCAACGGGTCTAGCTATCCTAAGTGAACCTTTTTTACCGTTTACCTCCAAGAAACTCAAAAACATACTCAATTTCGGGGCTAGTGGGGTCGACACCTCTTGGAATACTTTCGAAACCCAAGAAGCAATGCTCCAATCGGGTCATCAAATCAATAAAAGTGAATTGTTGTTCCGTAAAGTAGAGGACAAAGAAATTGAAGCACAATTGGAAAAACTTGAAGCTACAAAAAAAGCAAACCAACAAATGGAAAAAGAAGTTACAACACAAAAAGACACCATCACTTTTGACGACTTCACCAAATTGGATATGCGTGTGGGCACAATTATCGAAGCGGAAAAAATGCCGAAAGCCAACAAGCTTTTGGTGTTAAAAGTAGATACTGGTTTGGATACCAGGACCATCGTTTCCGGAATTGCCGAGAGTTTTACCCCTGAAGAAATAGTAGGTAAAAAGGTCACTGTTTTAGTAAATCTTGCACCAAGAAAATTGCGAGGTGTGGAAAGCGAAGGGATGATTTTGATGACCGAAAACAAGGAGGGTAAATTGGTATTTGTGAACCCAGATGAGGATGGAGTTGGTAATGGTGAGGGTATAAATTAA